One part of the Spiroplasma turonicum genome encodes these proteins:
- the recA gene encoding recombinase RecA codes for MIKEILEKNEEEVVLNMSKNVYDDPAFKNVLKEIEKTFGKGSIMKLGDSISLEHESIPTGSFLLDKAVGIGGLPKGRIIEIFGPESSGKTTLSLHVIAESQKLNGRAAFIDAEHALDPKYAKNIGVDINNLIVAQPDTGEQALDILEMLVRSNTIDVVVVDSVAALVPKAELEGEMSDQQIGLQARLMSKALRKLNGIISKTNTIVIFINQLREKVGVIFGNPEITTGGRALRFYSSVRIEVRKGETISTNGEASANKIKVKVVKNKVAPPFKTCQIVINYNKGIDRELEIIEMSTLYNILTKSGVWYSYNDEKIGQGKESVREWFIKNPDKYEEISKKLNEAM; via the coding sequence ATGATAAAAGAAATACTAGAAAAGAACGAAGAAGAGGTAGTTCTAAATATGTCAAAAAATGTATATGATGATCCAGCTTTTAAAAATGTTTTAAAGGAAATTGAAAAAACATTTGGTAAAGGTTCAATTATGAAACTTGGTGACAGCATAAGTCTTGAACATGAATCAATACCAACAGGTAGTTTTTTATTAGATAAAGCAGTTGGAATAGGTGGGTTACCAAAAGGTAGAATTATAGAAATATTTGGACCTGAATCAAGTGGTAAAACTACATTATCACTTCATGTTATAGCTGAATCACAAAAATTAAATGGAAGAGCTGCATTTATTGACGCAGAACATGCTCTTGATCCAAAGTATGCTAAAAATATTGGAGTTGACATAAATAATTTAATTGTAGCTCAACCCGATACTGGTGAACAAGCATTAGACATACTTGAAATGTTGGTAAGATCAAATACAATAGATGTAGTAGTTGTTGATTCTGTTGCTGCTTTAGTTCCAAAAGCTGAATTGGAAGGCGAAATGTCTGATCAACAAATAGGGTTGCAAGCAAGACTTATGTCCAAAGCATTAAGAAAGTTAAATGGAATTATTTCAAAAACTAATACAATAGTAATATTTATAAATCAATTACGTGAAAAAGTCGGTGTAATATTTGGTAATCCAGAAATAACTACTGGAGGACGTGCATTAAGATTTTATTCTTCTGTAAGAATTGAAGTAAGAAAAGGTGAAACAATTTCTACAAATGGAGAGGCAAGTGCTAACAAAATAAAAGTAAAGGTTGTTAAAAATAAAGTTGCTCCACCATTTAAAACTTGTCAAATAGTTATAAATTATAACAAAGGAATTGACAGAGAGCTAGAAATAATTGAAATGTCAACATTATATAATATTTTAACTAAGTCAGGAGTTTGATATTCTTATAATGATGAAAAAATCGGCCAAGGAAAAGAATCTGTACGTGAGTGATTTATTAAAAACCCAGATAAGTATGAAGAAATCTCAAAAAAACTAAATGAAGCAATGTAA
- a CDS encoding CinA family protein, whose protein sequence is MKKLIKFLRENNLTVSSCESFTGGLFANLFTNYKNSSVLFKGAFCCYSDDFKVDVLNIDKNIIKKYSAVSVETIEDMLKNTQKLLNTDIVFAFTGYAPPSNVDNDLKGLSYIGYRYKDKNFILKFVNKSKISRKKYKILAINKIINEFLNNLKNN, encoded by the coding sequence ATGAAAAAACTAATAAAGTTTTTAAGAGAAAATAATTTAACAGTTTCTTCTTGTGAATCATTTACTGGTGGTCTGTTTGCAAACCTTTTTACAAACTATAAGAATTCTAGTGTTTTGTTTAAAGGAGCATTTTGCTGCTATAGTGATGATTTCAAAGTAGATGTACTAAATATTGATAAAAATATAATTAAAAAATATAGTGCTGTTTCAGTTGAAACAATTGAGGATATGTTAAAAAATACCCAAAAACTATTAAATACTGATATTGTTTTTGCATTTACTGGTTATGCGCCACCATCAAATGTAGATAATGATTTAAAAGGTTTATCTTATATCGGTTATAGGTATAAAGATAAAAATTTTATTCTAAAATTTGTAAATAAAAGCAAAATAAGTAGAAAAAAATATAAAATATTAGCAATAAATAAAATAATTAATGAATTTTTAAACAATTTAAAAAATAATTAA
- a CDS encoding DivIVA domain-containing protein, with product MKKTKGYLKLSKKDIYEKDFEVEYKGYKVEEVDSFLDIIYEDYKYIESCEQEYIKTIQDLENKIKSLKRDLEDKISLLEKSNSDLENLTRAGVNNSAIIKRISKLEKENYNK from the coding sequence ATGAAAAAAACTAAAGGGTATTTAAAACTTTCAAAAAAAGATATTTATGAAAAAGATTTTGAAGTTGAATATAAAGGTTATAAAGTTGAAGAAGTTGATTCTTTTTTAGATATAATTTATGAAGATTATAAATATATTGAAAGTTGTGAACAAGAATATATTAAAACAATACAAGATCTTGAAAATAAAATAAAAAGTTTAAAAAGAGATCTAGAAGATAAAATATCTTTATTAGAAAAATCAAACTCGGATTTAGAAAACTTAACTCGTGCTGGTGTGAATAATTCTGCAATTATTAAAAGAATCTCAAAACTAGAAAAAGAAAATTATAATAAGTAA
- a CDS encoding ABC transporter ATP-binding protein has protein sequence MIEIKNINKSNGDFQANKNISLKVNNGEFVGILGPNGAGKTTLINQVMGFLKPDSGSISINKYDTWLNHDSVIEKVGFIAGEIKLYENIKVKQLLNIKKKFINELDETYLKSLITYFELDLNKKIKKLSKGNKQKVAIILSLMSKPDVLILDEPTSGLDPIMQEKFVILLKKFKEKHKTVILCSHIYAEIDKLCDRVIFIKNGELIKESNMDNRLSIEKEFNLLFGDTINEEEVIFNEEV, from the coding sequence ATGATTGAAATTAAAAATATAAACAAATCAAATGGAGATTTTCAAGCAAATAAAAATATAAGTTTGAAAGTTAATAATGGAGAATTTGTAGGTATATTAGGTCCAAATGGAGCGGGTAAAACAACATTAATAAATCAAGTAATGGGATTTTTAAAACCTGATTCGGGTTCAATATCTATTAATAAATATGATACGTGATTAAATCATGATTCAGTAATTGAAAAAGTTGGTTTTATAGCTGGAGAAATAAAATTATATGAAAATATCAAAGTTAAACAACTTTTAAATATAAAGAAAAAATTTATTAACGAACTAGATGAAACATATTTAAAATCTCTTATAACTTATTTTGAGTTAGATTTAAACAAAAAAATAAAAAAATTATCAAAAGGTAATAAACAAAAAGTAGCTATAATTTTATCTTTAATGAGTAAACCAGATGTTCTTATTCTTGACGAACCAACTTCGGGTTTAGATCCAATTATGCAAGAAAAGTTTGTTATTCTTTTAAAAAAATTTAAAGAAAAACATAAAACTGTTATATTGTGTTCACATATATATGCAGAAATTGATAAATTATGTGATAGGGTTATTTTTATTAAAAATGGTGAATTAATAAAAGAGTCAAATATGGATAATAGGTTATCAATAGAAAAAGAATTTAACTTATTATTTGGAGATACAATAAATGAGGAAGAGGTAATTTTCAATGAAGAAGTTTAA
- a CDS encoding ATP-binding cassette domain-containing protein, which yields MINIINVSKLFKNGKGISDFNLVISPGDIIGLVGDNGAGKTTLIKSIFNEYKKDSGDVLNGDVSIYTSGYINKISFFPDQSVYPKNITLKDYCLLEAELSNVNRDEATKLFDSLCDSLDLNDYKKKTFKDLSAGMQKKALLMNCLISSPDYIILDEPTANLDVKNRLEFLNIIRALAQSGIGILITSHLIDELEELITRIVIIEDGKTVYSNYFDKNKESLEKIYLQVTKKNQVTGISDIINNSKNDNGGVRSLADIIKGVKNK from the coding sequence ATGATAAATATTATAAATGTTTCAAAACTATTTAAAAATGGTAAAGGAATAAGTGATTTCAATTTAGTAATTTCACCTGGAGATATCATTGGGTTAGTTGGTGATAACGGTGCTGGAAAAACAACACTTATAAAATCTATTTTTAATGAATATAAAAAAGATAGTGGAGATGTTTTAAATGGAGATGTATCGATATATACAAGTGGATATATTAACAAAATAAGCTTTTTTCCAGATCAGAGTGTTTATCCAAAAAATATTACTTTAAAGGATTATTGTTTATTAGAAGCTGAGTTATCAAATGTAAATAGAGATGAAGCAACTAAACTCTTTGATAGCTTATGTGATTCTTTGGATTTAAATGATTATAAGAAAAAAACTTTTAAAGATTTAAGTGCAGGTATGCAAAAAAAAGCATTATTAATGAATTGCTTAATTAGTTCACCTGATTACATAATACTTGATGAACCAACTGCAAATTTAGATGTAAAAAATAGATTAGAATTTTTAAATATAATTAGAGCATTAGCACAATCTGGCATAGGCATATTAATTACAAGTCATTTAATTGATGAATTAGAAGAATTAATTACTCGAATTGTTATTATAGAAGATGGTAAAACTGTTTACAGCAACTATTTTGATAAAAACAAAGAGTCACTTGAAAAAATATATCTACAAGTAACAAAGAAAAATCAAGTAACAGGAATATCTGATATAATAAATAATTCTAAAAATGATAATGGTGGAGTCAGAAGTTTAGCAGATATAATAAAAGGAGTTAAAAATAAATAA